The Mailhella massiliensis DNA segment CTTCTTTCACTGGTCCGTCATAGGCATACCCATGGCCCTCGTTCTCATCGTAGCTACATGGTTCATCCTACAGAAAACTTATCCGTCGGAACTTACGGAGCTCAAGGGCATAGAAGCCATATGCAACGACTACGAGTGCCTCGGTCCCATTACGAGAAAGGAATGGAACTACATCATCGTGTTCTTCATCAACTTCACGCTCTGGGCGACCGATTCCATCCACCACACGCCTCTGCCGGTCATAGCCGTCATAGCCGCCACGCTGTTCTGCCTTCCCAACATGGGCCTCATTGAATGGAAGAAGGACAGAAACAGAGTGGGCTGGGACATTCTTATGCTCATAGGCGCCTCCACCGCCATAGGCAAGATAATCTGGCAGGAAGGCGGCAGTCTTTGGCTGGCCGAAACCTGCCTCGGCAACATCACTATGCTGCCCGTGGCAGGCATCATTGCAGCCGTATGCGTGTTCACCATTGCCGTTCATCTCCTCATTCCGGTCAACACTGCCATTGTGGCCGTGCTGCTGCCCACGCTGGTCAGCCTGGCTTCGATGAAGGGCATCAATCCGGCACTGCTGGCCATCCCTCTGGGGTTCAGCGTTTCCGCATCGCTGCTGCTTCCCCTGGGACCGGTCCCCCTCGTCACGTTCCCTGCCGGATACTACAAGATGTACGACCTCTTCAAGCCCGGCTGCATCATCTCTCTGGTGTGGGTTGGAGTCATGGTGGTCGCCATGCTCGGCATCGCAGTGCCCATCGGTCTGCTTTAGAAGACAGTCAGGACCGCCCCTTCAAGGGGCGGTTTGATTGGTTAAAAAGAAAACCCCCAGCTAGGCTGGGGGTTCCCGAAAACTTATAGTTATGCGTAAGTGATAACCACTCCTTTTGATTTGCTAAGAAGGAGGTGCGGTCTGGCAACTGCGCCCACAAGCAAATCAAAAGGAGGTCACAATGGGTGACACAAAGAAGTTGGCGCATACGCAATGGAACTGCAAATATCACATAGTCTTTGCACCAAAATATCGCCGACAGGTTTTCTATGGAGAGAAGAAAAGGGCCATAGGAGAAATATTGCGAAAATTATGTGAGTGGAAGGGAGTGAGCATAGTAGAAGCAGAATGTTGTCCCGACCATATCCATATGTTGCTAGAGATACCGCCCAAGATGAGTGTATCGGCGTTTGTCGGATATTTGGAAGGAAAGAGCAGCCTGATGATATATGAGCAGTTCGGTGAGCTGAAGTTCAAATATCGTAATCGGGAGTTCTGGTGCCGAGGTTACTATGGTGATACGGTGGGCAAGAATAAGGCAAAGATAGCCGAGTACATCAGGCATCAGCTGGCTGAGGATACATTCGGAGAACAGTTGGGCATCCCGTATGGCGGAAGCCCGTTTACGGGCCGCCGGTAACAGAAATGCAGATGTCAGATCGTACATGCGCCTGTTAGGGCGCGGCTGGTAAGAGAGCCTTACAGGCGCATAAGAGGAACCACCGGCTATGCCGGTGGGCCCCCATTTTGTACGTATGTAGTGACAGGTCCGACTTGCTCGATCCATGCCTACTTCTGGATGCGTGCAAGAATCTTTTCGTACAGCGCATCAGGCAGTTCCAGATCCTGTCCACGTCTGGATTCACGCAAGGCGAAGCGGCGGGAACCGGGCAGGCGGGTGCCGGACTGGGAAAGAATATGCGCCACCAGGCGTTCCAGCGTAGCGGGGAACTGGGGATTCATCTTTTCAGGATCAATAATGATAAAGCTCTGGCCGATGCCCGGAGCGGGCCCTTCGGCTTCGAAGAAAGAGCTGGCTTCAAAGGCATGGTTGGAGCCGGTGAGGGAGGCGGAAAGAATTTCCACCATGAGGGCCAGCGCGGCTCCTTTGGCATCACCCAAGGGTACCATGGTACCCTTGAGGGCTGCTTCAGGAGAGGTGGTGGGCTGACCGGTTTCATCCAAGGCCCAGCCTTCGGGAATGGTGGTTTCACCCTTCTGCTTGGCATTCATGATCTTACCGCGGGCCACTTTGCTCAAGGACATATCCACCACGATGGGATCTTCGCCGCTTCTGGGGCAACCGAAGGCCAGAGGATTGGTTCCGTAGCTGGGAAGCTTTCCTCCCCAAGGAGCCATAGCGGAAGGAGTGTTGGAAAAGGCAAGACAGATGAGGCCTTCCCGGGCTATGCGTTCAACATAGTGACCGAGCATGCCACAGTGATGCGAACGGCGAACGCCAACCATGGAAATGCCGAACTCTCTGACCAGAGGAATGGCCGCCTTCAATCCTTCGTTGATGGCGGGAAAGGCATAGCCGTTGCAAGCGTCCACGCAGACGACGGCGGGAGTAGGATTGAAAACCACGGGACGGGCGTCGGCCTTCACCTTGCCGGTTTTGGCCTGATCCACATAAAAGGGAATACGGGAAAATCCGTGGGAGGGCATGCCGTCCAGTTCGGCGAGAAGAAGGGCGTCGGTGACGCACGAAGCCGTGTCGTCGGGAACACCGGCAGAGAGGAATGCCTTTATACCGAGCTCGCGCATGGCATTGTAGGAAAGTTTCATGAAAAGTTCCTCAAAGTCCGGTATGTACCGGAGCTGCAGATTTTTATTTCAGCGCGGAAGCCACTTTTTCGGCGATCATGGAGCTGACACGCGTATTGGATTCGCGCGTGACCCCAGCAATGTGGGGGGTAAGCAGACAATGAGGAGCCACGGCGAGCGGAGAGTTCGCGGGCAGGGGTTCCTTCCCGAAAACGTCGATCATGGCACCGCCGAGTCTTCCATCAATAAGGGCCTGCGCCAGCGCCGCTTCATCCACGATACCGCCGCGGGCCGTATTGACGAGGAAGGCTCCCTTCCTCATGGCGGCCAGACGCTGTTCGTTGAACATGTTTCTGGTACTGTCGGTCAGCGGAACATGCAAGCTTATGGCATCGGATTCTGCAAGAAGTTCATCCATGGAAACAGGCGTCACATCGTGTTCCTTCCACACCGGAGCATCGGCAGCTATGAAAGGATCATAGGCGATCACATTCATGCCGAAGGCTTTAGCACGGCTCGCCACGTCGCGGGCAATACCGCCGAATCCGAGCAGGCCGAGCGTCTTGCCGAAGATTTCTCCGCCGGAGGACATGCGTTCGCGCGGCCATTTGCCGTCGGCCACTTCATTGAGACTCTGATAGCAGCCTCGGGCCAGCATGAGCAGACCGGCCATAACATATTCTGCAACAGAAACGTTATTGGCTCCGGTTGCAGGAATAACAGTGATATTTCTACTCTTACATGCCTCTACATCTATATTATCAAGTCCTACACCAAGCCTTCCTACAACACGAAGTTCCTTTGCAGCGTCAAGCAGTGCTTCGCGCACCTGAGTCTTATTTCTTACAATAATGGCACTGCACGTGGTGATATGTTTTATAAGTTCATCAGGTCTATCAACAAGAGTCTTATCATAGATAACGTTAAATTCTTTTTTTAAAGATTCAACAGCATTGGAATCCATGAACTCAGTGATGACTATGGTGTCCATACTTATCTCCCGTGTAAAATTATGGGATGGCAATGAAAAATAATGCTTGACAAAATATCAAGATGCATTAAAATTATAAAACAATTCAACCTAAAATGGTATCAAATTCATGACAAAAGTAACGTCCATTCCTCTGTACGCGCAGATAAAATCTTCCATCCTCAGCCGGATAGTTGCGAAGGAGTGGGGACCTGGGAGTTTTTTGCCCAGTGAGACGGCGCTGGCGGCCGAGTACGGAGTCAGCCAAGGAACACTACGCAAGGCCTTGAACGAACTCGCTCTGGAAAAAAAACTCGTCCGCTTTCAGGGCAAGGGAACGGCCGTCGCCGTTCTCGACTCTGACGGGGCTTTATTTCCTTTTTTCAGGCTTTACGATGATGACGGAAAGAGAGTGTATCCTCTTTCACAGATGACTTCCACCCAATATGATATGGCAAAAAAGGAAGAAGCAATAGCGCTGGGCATCGAAGATGGCGATGCCATTATACGTATTCATCGCATCCGAGTGCTGGACGAGCAGCCGGTAATCAATGAGTTCATACTTCTCCCTTCCAAGCGCTTCCCCGGCTTTCCTTGTGATCTCAATAAGCTGCCGAATACTCTTTACGAGTATTACTTTCAGCAGTTCGATATTCTCATCGCCAAAGCGACGGAAAGTCTCCAAGCGGTGATGTCGGATCCGTTGGATATGAAAAGTCTACGTCTTTCTGAAGTCTGCCCTTTGCTGGAAATCCGAAGAAAAGCGTTTGATATTGATGGGAAGGTGGTTGAGATCCGTCGCAGTCGCGTTCTCACGATCCATCATTGTTACCATACTGACTTGTAACACCTATCCTTTATCGAAGATACGGCTGTCAACTCCGTGTATCCTTGACGGCGAAGCTTCCCAAATGGAAAGCTTCGCCGTTTTTCTTCCAAAAATGAGGAAG contains these protein-coding regions:
- a CDS encoding SLC13 family permease, with product MSQNTKKWLCILGIICLYLVLSNIPVGDELKPTAQKAMALMVCAVLTWSLDLLPLALASVLFTVLTVPLGLVKLPKVMANFADPSIFFVFAMFCNAIAFQNSGLCQRIVLWTTMKSKGNPRKLSFYLMLVTTIISMVLADIPAIAMMYPVGLMLLEKNGCVPGESNFGRTLMLGLPLASLIGGIGTPSGSSMNVMTLTLLQSTANISVSFFHWSVIGIPMALVLIVATWFILQKTYPSELTELKGIEAICNDYECLGPITRKEWNYIIVFFINFTLWATDSIHHTPLPVIAVIAATLFCLPNMGLIEWKKDRNRVGWDILMLIGASTAIGKIIWQEGGSLWLAETCLGNITMLPVAGIIAAVCVFTIAVHLLIPVNTAIVAVLLPTLVSLASMKGINPALLAIPLGFSVSASLLLPLGPVPLVTFPAGYYKMYDLFKPGCIISLVWVGVMVVAMLGIAVPIGLL
- the tnpA gene encoding IS200/IS605 family transposase; translation: MGDTKKLAHTQWNCKYHIVFAPKYRRQVFYGEKKRAIGEILRKLCEWKGVSIVEAECCPDHIHMLLEIPPKMSVSAFVGYLEGKSSLMIYEQFGELKFKYRNREFWCRGYYGDTVGKNKAKIAEYIRHQLAEDTFGEQLGIPYGGSPFTGRR
- a CDS encoding Ldh family oxidoreductase, coding for MKLSYNAMRELGIKAFLSAGVPDDTASCVTDALLLAELDGMPSHGFSRIPFYVDQAKTGKVKADARPVVFNPTPAVVCVDACNGYAFPAINEGLKAAIPLVREFGISMVGVRRSHHCGMLGHYVERIAREGLICLAFSNTPSAMAPWGGKLPSYGTNPLAFGCPRSGEDPIVVDMSLSKVARGKIMNAKQKGETTIPEGWALDETGQPTTSPEAALKGTMVPLGDAKGAALALMVEILSASLTGSNHAFEASSFFEAEGPAPGIGQSFIIIDPEKMNPQFPATLERLVAHILSQSGTRLPGSRRFALRESRRGQDLELPDALYEKILARIQK
- a CDS encoding hydroxyacid dehydrogenase, which codes for MDTIVITEFMDSNAVESLKKEFNVIYDKTLVDRPDELIKHITTCSAIIVRNKTQVREALLDAAKELRVVGRLGVGLDNIDVEACKSRNITVIPATGANNVSVAEYVMAGLLMLARGCYQSLNEVADGKWPRERMSSGGEIFGKTLGLLGFGGIARDVASRAKAFGMNVIAYDPFIAADAPVWKEHDVTPVSMDELLAESDAISLHVPLTDSTRNMFNEQRLAAMRKGAFLVNTARGGIVDEAALAQALIDGRLGGAMIDVFGKEPLPANSPLAVAPHCLLTPHIAGVTRESNTRVSSMIAEKVASALK
- a CDS encoding GntR family transcriptional regulator, with protein sequence MTKVTSIPLYAQIKSSILSRIVAKEWGPGSFLPSETALAAEYGVSQGTLRKALNELALEKKLVRFQGKGTAVAVLDSDGALFPFFRLYDDDGKRVYPLSQMTSTQYDMAKKEEAIALGIEDGDAIIRIHRIRVLDEQPVINEFILLPSKRFPGFPCDLNKLPNTLYEYYFQQFDILIAKATESLQAVMSDPLDMKSLRLSEVCPLLEIRRKAFDIDGKVVEIRRSRVLTIHHCYHTDL